GGGCATGGGGGGGACGTTTGGGCCGGTAGTCTTGCTGTCACTCTATTGGCGTCGGTTCAACCTCTATGGCGCGATGGCCGCGCTCATTGCCGGCGGACTCTTGACCCTTGTTAGCGCACTCACGGACCTACACGTTGGTATCTTCGGAGTTCTCACGCTGGGCGTACTACCGCTCGCCGTAGCGGTGACCCTGGCGACCAAAGCGCCGTCCGCCGCGGTGGAAGCGATGTTCGAGCGGGGAATAGCCAAGACCGAATCCGCGTAGGCACGCATAGACACGCCCCGGCTGCGCCGCTTTACCTTCGCGGCCCAGAATTCGCTCACCTTGGCAGAAAGGAGAAGGCCAATTGAAATACCAGATAGAGGGCAATCCCGCGTACGGTCACCTTAGCGTGCGGCTCGGTCCCGGCGAGCGTTTCGTCGCCGAGGGAGGCAGCATGGCGTGGATGTCGGAGGGCGTACAGGTGAAAGCGCGGCTGCTCGGCGGATTCCTGCGCGCGTTTTTCAGAAAGCTGGTCGGCGGCGAGTCGCTCTTCGTCGGCGAGTACAGCCATCCGACCGGCGGAGAGGTGACGTTTTCACCCTCCATTCCCGGCAATGTCGGACACCGTGCGCTGGCCGGTGACTCGCTGGTGCTGACCGGAGGATCGTTCATGGCAGCTACGCCCGGCGTCCAGCTCAAGATGCGCTTCGGCGGCTTCAAGAGCATGTTCTCCGGCGAGGGCATGTTCCTCATCGAGTGCAGCGGCAACGGAGACCTGTTCTTCAACACCTTCGGCGCGCTCATCGAAAGGGAGGTGGAAGATGGCTTCACCGTCGATACCGGCCACGTAGTAGCGTGGGAGCCTACGGTGGACTACTCGATTCGCGGCATGGGCAACCTGAAGAGCACGCTGCTTTCGGGCGAGGGTCTGGCAATGCGGTTTACGGGCCGGGGCAAGGTGTATCTCCAGACCAGAACCTTGGGGTCAGTCGCCAACTGGCTCATACCATTCCTGCCGGCATAGAGGAGGTAGCGTAGCAATGGCCAAATGCACACTCACCGGCGGCGGAGGCTTCAAGGCCGCGCTGGTGGAAATCGGACCCGCTGAAAAATTCATGTCGGAAGCGGGGGCAATGTATCGCACCTCCGACAACGTGGACGTCCAGGTCACCACGCGCACCCGGTCCGCGGGTGGGCTGTTCGGCGGCATCAAGCGGATGTTCGCCGGCGAGAGCTTCTTTCTATCGGAGTATCGGACGACAGACGGACGCGGCGGCGAGGTGGGGCTTGCGCCCACGCTGCCCGGCGACGTAGCGCTCATCCAGTGCAACGGGCAGAGCAGTTGGATATGCACCGGAGGCAGCTACATCGGCTCGTCGGAAAACCTGAGCCTGGATACGGAATTCCAGGGCCTTCGCGGGATGTTCTCAGGCGAGTCGCTCTCGTTCCTCAAGGTCGATGGCGTGGGAGAGTTGCTCGTGAGCGCTTTCGGCGCCATCCGGGAAATCGACGTGGACGGCGCATTCACCGTTGACACGGGCCACGTGGTCGCGTTCGAAGACACGCTGACCTACTCCCTCGGCAAAGCGGGCGGTAGCTGGCTCCAGTCGTTTCTTGCCAGCGAGGGTATAACGCTCAACTTCAGCGGGCGCGGCAAGCTGTATGTCCAGAGCCACAACCCCAGCGAGTGGGGAGGCACGTTGGGCGGGCTGCTGCCGGAAAGGAAGCAATGAGGTGAAGTACGAGATAGAGAGCCGGCCGACTTACAGCGTCCTGGAGGTCGGCCTCGACCCCAACGAGTCTGTCGTGGCGGAGTCCGGCGCGATGATATGGATGAGCAGTTCGATCCAACTCAACACCTCGATGCAGGGAGGCATGTTCAAGAGTCTGCGCAGGTCCGCGCTCGGCGGCGAGAGCTTCTTCCAGAACGTCTTCGAGGCGCAAGACGCCCCCGGTGTCGTGGCGTTTTCGCCGGGGCAACCCGGCGACATCGTGGCCGTCGACCTCAGCCGCGGCGACGTGCTCATGGAGGACAGCGCCTACCTGGCAGCGGAACAGGGAGTCACCATCGACACCACCTTCCAGGGTTTCCGGGGCTTCTTCAATGAAGGTCTCTTCATCCTCAGGGCCACCGGCAGCGGGTTGCTCTTCTTCAGCGGCTACGGTGACATCGAGGAGATTGAGGTGGATGGCACGTACATCGTGGATAACGGTCACGCCGTGGCGTGGGAGCCAACGCTAACGTATGAGATTACGCGCGGCCGCTCTATCCGTTCGTTCCTGTTCTCGGACCAACTGCTGTTGAGATTCGGCGGCCGCGGCCGGCTGTGGGTCCAGTCACGGAATCCCCAGGCGTTGGCCAACTGGGTGCATCCTTTCAGAGCCATTGAGAGCCAGGACTCCGACGACGACTAGTGGTTCGACATGTTTGTAGCGATAGGCACGAGCGCCGGTAGCGTAGGCTCGCACGGGACGTGTGCGCAACCTGTGCCATCTTCCCGTGACGTGGGGCAGTCACGCCAATCCGAGGGGTTGATCACAGGTTACAAACCTACGCTACCGTTTATTCTGTTCATCAATCCAAAATGGTTGAACCACTAGGAGCGCAAAGCAAATTACTGGCTGCAAGGAGGTTGTAGCTATGCGGCAGAATTTTTTTAGGAGCCGTCTTTTCAATTGGATCATAGTCGGGGTAGCCGTGATTGCCATCCTGATCATCGCTCGGGTCTGCGGAATCCCTATCGAGTTCACCGTCGGATAGACTGCCCGGCAGAAGCAAGCAGCGCCCGCCCGGAACACGCTCCCGTGCCGCCTGGGGCGGGCCGCCATGCTCTCGGCGCAACGTCGGTACAAGCCGGGAGCGGGCATCCCCGCCGCACGATTAACACGGTTAAAAGGAGATTGCCAAAGTGAACGCATCCACCTCTCATATCCGTTGGTTGGCGACCTTGGGAGTCCTGCTCCTCATTGTGGCTCTAAGCGCCTGCGGCGAGATTCCGGCGCTCACTGCTACGCCCGTAGCTACGCACACGCCGACGCCGACGCCCATCCCCGCGAGTCCAACGCCGGAGCAGCCCGCCGCCGCCATTGCCGAGCTTGATGTCAGCATTGATAGCGGCGGTACTGTTTGGCAGGAAGTGTTCGCTACGCTCACCACCGCCGAGCAAGCGTGCATCCGCAACGCGCTGGGTGACGAGTTGGAGTCGGCGCTGGGCCGACCTGTCATGGGCGAGAGCGACAGCCCGGAGCAGTGGGAGGTGTCCATATTTTCCTGTCTCGCTCCGGAAATTGCCCGTGCCGTCTACTTCTCCGTTGTGATCGCCGAGATGCAAGAGGACGTGGAGTTGAGCGAGGTCGAACTAGCCTGCTTGCGGGAGTCGGTGGCCGCTACCGACGTGGCGGCCGTGGTTGCCGCCATGGTTGCCGACGCCGACGATCACACGGCGGCTGCGGCGTTCTTCTCCGACTTTGTGAGCTGCCTGCCGGACCTGCTCCTCTCGACCATGGTCGCGGAGATGGGGGTGGAGTGGGAAGAGTTGAGCGAGGACGAAGTAGCCTGCTTGCGCGGGTTGCTGGCTGAGGTTAACTGGGGCGCCATGTTCTTCGCTGATGAAGACGTCGAGGCGTATGCGGACTTCGCCGTCGGCATGCTTTCTTGCGTTCCGGCCCTACTCCTGTCCAGCGCGCTGGGTGAAGAGGTGGAGCTGAGCGAGGCAGAAGCGTCTTGCCTGCGGGAGGCGTTCGCCGCTATCGACATTGCCGCCCTGCTTACCGCCGCAGACGACCTCGCCGGGTTTGCGGCGCTGGCGCCGGACCTGGTGGGGTGTGTCCCGGATCTGTTCGTCTCCCTCTTCATCGCGGAAACGGGGGCGAGCATAGAAGACTTGAGCGCAGAGGAGAGGGACTGCCTGCGGGAGGCGATCGTCGCTATCGACTGGGCAGCCGTGGTTGCCGGCACTGACGATAGCGCTGCCGTGTCCGCGGCATCCTCTGCCTTTTTCTCTTGCGTTCCGGGCCTCATACTCTCCGCCGCGTTCGGAGAGGACGTGGAGTTGAGTGAAGACGAAGCGTCTTGCCTAAGGAAGTCGTTCGCTGATATTGACGTGACCGCCCTGATTGCCGTCCCAGACGACCCCGACGCGGCTGTGAAGTCGGTCGCGGCGCTGCTGAACTGCGTTCCGCACCTGTTCTTTGCCGGCCTGACCGAGGATGGAGAGGCGTTGAGCGAGGAAGAAGCGTCCTGCCTGCGGGAACTGGTAGCCGATACCGACCTCGCTGCCCTGCTTGCTTCCCCCGACGACTCCGCCGCGTACGTGGCGTTCGGTGTCGGGCTGTTGCTCTGCGTGCCGGACCTGTTGAGCGCAAGGGATGAGGGAGACATAGCCCCCGTCTCCGACAGCGTCGACGACCACGCCGACTCAGTCGAGGAGGCCACCACTATAACCGTCGGGGAAGCTGTGCAAGGCACGCTGGACTACGCGGACGACACCGACGTCTTCGCGTTCCAGGCAAAGGAGGGCTTGTTCTACCAGATAGACGTGGCGCTGGGAACGCTCTCCGACTCACTGGTGGGACTGTATGACGCCTACGAGCAGGAGTTGGCGTACAACGACGATCACGGTGATTCGCTGGCCTCGCGCATCGTTTGGGCAGTGCCGCGCTCAGGCGCATACTACGTTGCGGTGGAGGGCTACGGCGCCGGTTCGTATACTCTGACGGTGGCCGTTTCCGATGTCACGGACGACTACGCCAACTCACTGGAGGGAGCCACCGCTGTGACGGTCGGGGAGGCTGTGCAAGGCATGCTGGAGTATGAAAATGACATTGACTTCTTCGTGTTCCTGGCAGAGAAAGGCTTGTTCTACCAGATAGACGTGGCGCTGGGAACGCTCTCCGACTCACTGGTGGGACTGTATGACGCCTACGAGCAGGAGTTGGCGTACAACGACGATCACGGTGAATCGCTGGCCTCGCGCATCGTTTGGGCAGCGCCGCGCTCGGGTGCGTACTACATCGCGGTGGAGGGCTATAGCGCCGGTTCCTATACCCTTACGGTGGCCGTAGCCACGCCGACTGAAGCGAACACCGGAGCGATCGAGGGCGGCACGTCATTGACTGTTGCCTCCGTCAGGCCAGCTGGTTTCATATCTGCGGAATGATGAGAGACAGCCAGGAGAAGCAATTATGGGTCCTAAAGAGCAGAAGTTCTGGCTGCTGTTGATGAGGCGATTGTGAAGTAGAAGCGTGAAGGAAGCCTGAAAGGACTCCCTATGTCTGTATTTTACAACAGAGTTGAGGTTGTAGGACCAAATATTCTCAAAGTCGGTGAGCATGGCACCCCACCACGCAAGCCTGTTTACTTGCCGTTCTGTCCGAAGGAAGGTAAGGGCGACGACTGCAAACGTGCCCTGTAAGAAATACTGGCGAACGAGAAAGGCGTGGTCCTTCCATTTACCGAGAGGGTCTCATCCAGCAGCCCCATGATTTGGGACGTTTCTTGTGAAGGCACAAATGAATCACTCAGCGACTTGCTCGTTGCTGAAGGCCTTGCCATCAAGTGGGCCATGCCGAAAGGGCCGGGAACTGTTGAGTGCCCTACTTCTTACTAGCCGCCAATACCACCATCAAACGCCCATTTGGCAGATGCTGCCAGGATCTGCGTTTGCCGTTTCCACATCGATGGCGTTGAAGGTCAGGCTGTTCAGAAAGAATGAAACTGACGCCTTTGAGTGCCTGTAGAGCGCACTCTCCTCCATAGTGCCAATTATCGCACGTATCTCGGGAATATTGAGCATAGGAAGCTGGAGGTTTAGGAATAGTCGCACCAACGCAGCATGAATGCGTGCCGGTCTACACGCGGAGGCACTGGGGCAAGTTCGACCAGGGCGAAATACACCTCCTAGAGCACCACCTCGCCGACGTTGGCGCCTGCTTTGAGGCGCTGCTGGCTCAGCATACGATTCGCAAGAGGCTAGCGCGTTCCGGCGGCTTGGATGACCTAGACGACGTGGCCGTGGCCCGTTTATCCATTCTTGCCGCCTTACACGACATTGGCAAGGCAAACGTTGGCTTTCAGACGCGGGTCTGGCGTGACTCCGACTTCCCGGAAGGACGACGCAGACCAGGACGCTCCGGTCACTTTAACGAGTTGGTACCCGTGCTCAACGGGGAAGATCGGCGAACGGCCGCCTGGTTTTTCGACGCCCTTGGCTGGTGGTGGGACGCAACCGAGACTTGGGATGATCGCTGCGGCAAGACGGTCTGTGCCCTGTTCGTCGCTGCACTTTCCCATCACGGACGGCCGCTGAAACTGGAAGGTGGATACTCCAGGAACGAGGCTATCTGGCAGCGTCTCGGTGAACTGGAGCCCAAGCAGCTCGTAGAGCGCATTGGGGTTCTGGTAAAGGATTGGTTCCCCGCCGCCTTCTCCGATGGCGCGCCGCTGCCCGTGGCTCCCGAGTTCCAGCACATGTTCCTAGGCCTATGCAACTGGGCCGACTGGATTGGCTCCAATGAGGAGTGGTTTTGTTACCTTGACTCGCGGCAGGACGACTACTTCCTGCACGCTCAACGGCAGGCAGAGGATGCAATCCAGGCACTAGGGCTAGATGTTGAACAGCAGAGGGCCAGTTTCCAAGACGTTCCCGATTTCGGCGGACTATTCGAGATTCCAGGCTCACCTGAACCCAACGCCATCCAGCGCACGGCCGCCGCAGACACTTTCCTTGAAGAGACGCTGGTCATCATTGAGTCGGAGACAGGCTCCGGCAAAACGGAGGCGGTTCTGTGGCGGTTCGCCCGAATGTACAAGGCCGGGCTTGTGGACGGCCTCTACTTTGCACTGCCCACGCGGGCCGCGGCAGTCCAGATCCACGACCGCGTCAAGCGATTTGCCGCCAACCTGTTGCCGGCGCGGCACAGACCGCCCGTCGTGCTGGCCGTGCCCGGCTACGACCCCGGTAAAGACGCCGACTCCATAGGATTGCCCTCCTACAATCCCTGGTGGGACGACCACCACGGCGCGGAGAAGCCCTGGGCCACCGAGAGCCCCAAGAGGTTCCTCTCCGCCCAGATAGCGGTTGGGACGGTTGACCAAGCCATGATGGGGGCGCTTATGGTCAAGAACGCGCACATGAGGGCCGCCTGCCTGTCGCGCAATCTGCTTGTGGTGGACGAGGTTCACGCCTCCGACACGTACATGAGGGTAGTTCTGGAGGCGCTTCTGGATGCCCACATCGGTGACGGCGGCTACGCCCTGCTCATGTCGGCGACTTTGGGCTCGGCCGCCCGGCATCGCTGGCTCAATCACGGCAGGCCTCACGCCGGAGAAGGGCCAACTCTTTTAGAAGCGATTGACGCTCCGTATCCCGCCGTCAGCGTCAAGAGCATGGAGGGAGATAAGTTGGTTGGCACACGGGAGAACGACCAGGATAAACGCGCAAGGGTAGAAACGGCCCCTGAGATGGGAGACTTCCATGCCGTGGCGCAGCGCGCTCTGGAGGCTGCCCGCAGCGGCGCAAAGGTGCTAGTAATCAGAAACACCGTTGGCTATGCAATAAGGACGCAGCAGGCGTTGGAAGAGCTCGCAGGGCCGGACAATCAGGACCTGCTGTTTGACGTAGAAGGCTTACCTGCCCTGCATCACGGGCGCTTTGCAACTATAGACCGCCAGCGCTTGGACAAGCGGGTTGAGAAAGTCCTGGGCAGAAAGGACCGCAGCTCCGGCGGTCGAGTCGTGATTGGTACACAGACGCTGGAGCAGTCCCTGGACATCGACGCGGATCTGCTCATCAGCGACCTGTGCCCGGTGGACGTGCTGCTGCAGCGCATCGGCCGCCTGCACCGACATCGTCGGGGCGATCGCCCCGACGGGTACGAAACCCCGGTCTGCGTTGTACTCGCGCCGCCAGACAACGACCTCTCGCCTTTGCTCGGAAGCGGGACGGAGGCCAACGGGCTGGGTCCTTACGGTGGGGTGTACGAAGATCTGCGAACCCTGGAGGCAACGCTCCGGCTCATAGAGCAGCATTCCGAGTGGCACATACCGGAGATGAACCGCAAGCTGGTGGAGCAAGCCACCCACCCCGCTGCGCTGGAGGAGATTGTCCAGAAGATGGAGTTGCAGAGCGAAGATTGGCGAGTCCATGCAAATGAAATAGCGGGAGTGGGGATAGCTCAGGGCCAGACCGCCCAGTTCTCTATAATCAGGCGGGATAAGTCCTTCTTCACCGACAACCGGGACGTGGTCTTCGGCGATATGGAAGAGCGGATACGGACGCGCTTGGGCGACGACCGCGTCGACATAGTTTTCGACCCGCAGCCAGCCAGCCCATTCGATGCGGCGGCCAGCATCGAAAGGCTGGCGATGTCAGCCCGGTGGCTGGGAGGAGAGGATATCCCTGAATCGGTGGTACCGGAGCGAACCGACGAAGGGTTCGCCTTTACCATCGGCGACCGCGGCTTCATCTACGACCGGCTGGGCCTGCGCCGGGTCTAAGAGCCTGTTTACGATCTGCTTGTCTGGGCGCGCAACGTTCGCCCCCGTATCGTGTCGATACGCTGTATCGAGTACGGGGCAGGCTCTGAGCACTTCGGCAAGCTCAGCACAGGCTTGTCGAAGTG
Above is a window of Chloroflexota bacterium DNA encoding:
- a CDS encoding TIGR00266 family protein; translation: MKYQIEGNPAYGHLSVRLGPGERFVAEGGSMAWMSEGVQVKARLLGGFLRAFFRKLVGGESLFVGEYSHPTGGEVTFSPSIPGNVGHRALAGDSLVLTGGSFMAATPGVQLKMRFGGFKSMFSGEGMFLIECSGNGDLFFNTFGALIEREVEDGFTVDTGHVVAWEPTVDYSIRGMGNLKSTLLSGEGLAMRFTGRGKVYLQTRTLGSVANWLIPFLPA
- a CDS encoding TIGR00266 family protein, yielding MAKCTLTGGGGFKAALVEIGPAEKFMSEAGAMYRTSDNVDVQVTTRTRSAGGLFGGIKRMFAGESFFLSEYRTTDGRGGEVGLAPTLPGDVALIQCNGQSSWICTGGSYIGSSENLSLDTEFQGLRGMFSGESLSFLKVDGVGELLVSAFGAIREIDVDGAFTVDTGHVVAFEDTLTYSLGKAGGSWLQSFLASEGITLNFSGRGKLYVQSHNPSEWGGTLGGLLPERKQ
- a CDS encoding TIGR00266 family protein yields the protein MKYEIESRPTYSVLEVGLDPNESVVAESGAMIWMSSSIQLNTSMQGGMFKSLRRSALGGESFFQNVFEAQDAPGVVAFSPGQPGDIVAVDLSRGDVLMEDSAYLAAEQGVTIDTTFQGFRGFFNEGLFILRATGSGLLFFSGYGDIEEIEVDGTYIVDNGHAVAWEPTLTYEITRGRSIRSFLFSDQLLLRFGGRGRLWVQSRNPQALANWVHPFRAIESQDSDDD
- the cas3 gene encoding CRISPR-associated helicase Cas3', whose product is MPVYTRRHWGKFDQGEIHLLEHHLADVGACFEALLAQHTIRKRLARSGGLDDLDDVAVARLSILAALHDIGKANVGFQTRVWRDSDFPEGRRRPGRSGHFNELVPVLNGEDRRTAAWFFDALGWWWDATETWDDRCGKTVCALFVAALSHHGRPLKLEGGYSRNEAIWQRLGELEPKQLVERIGVLVKDWFPAAFSDGAPLPVAPEFQHMFLGLCNWADWIGSNEEWFCYLDSRQDDYFLHAQRQAEDAIQALGLDVEQQRASFQDVPDFGGLFEIPGSPEPNAIQRTAAADTFLEETLVIIESETGSGKTEAVLWRFARMYKAGLVDGLYFALPTRAAAVQIHDRVKRFAANLLPARHRPPVVLAVPGYDPGKDADSIGLPSYNPWWDDHHGAEKPWATESPKRFLSAQIAVGTVDQAMMGALMVKNAHMRAACLSRNLLVVDEVHASDTYMRVVLEALLDAHIGDGGYALLMSATLGSAARHRWLNHGRPHAGEGPTLLEAIDAPYPAVSVKSMEGDKLVGTRENDQDKRARVETAPEMGDFHAVAQRALEAARSGAKVLVIRNTVGYAIRTQQALEELAGPDNQDLLFDVEGLPALHHGRFATIDRQRLDKRVEKVLGRKDRSSGGRVVIGTQTLEQSLDIDADLLISDLCPVDVLLQRIGRLHRHRRGDRPDGYETPVCVVLAPPDNDLSPLLGSGTEANGLGPYGGVYEDLRTLEATLRLIEQHSEWHIPEMNRKLVEQATHPAALEEIVQKMELQSEDWRVHANEIAGVGIAQGQTAQFSIIRRDKSFFTDNRDVVFGDMEERIRTRLGDDRVDIVFDPQPASPFDAAASIERLAMSARWLGGEDIPESVVPERTDEGFAFTIGDRGFIYDRLGLRRV